The proteins below come from a single Psychrobacter sp. FDAARGOS_221 genomic window:
- a CDS encoding phage minor tail protein L — MRELTPEQNKAITQLEQDVLLELFDIDFTKFGGDVYHFCNQTNELGQPIVWQGVTYLPYPITADGFELKNTGASNRPNVTLSNLYGLVTAVVEDYQGGVGAVVTRRQVYAQHLDAANFANGNPNADPNQQLVSRYVIERYSALNNQSATFELAVPSETDGAMLPRRIIVANTCGWTYRGDGCGYTGHPVADEFDQPTNDPDKDKCSKCLQGCRARFGRKAVLPFGGFVGVDKL; from the coding sequence ATGAGAGAGTTAACACCAGAGCAAAATAAAGCAATCACTCAGCTTGAGCAAGACGTACTGCTTGAGCTGTTTGATATCGACTTTACCAAGTTTGGTGGCGACGTCTATCACTTTTGCAATCAGACCAATGAGCTTGGTCAGCCGATCGTCTGGCAAGGCGTCACTTATCTGCCATATCCCATCACTGCTGACGGATTTGAGCTTAAAAATACGGGTGCAAGCAATCGCCCTAATGTCACGCTGTCTAATCTATATGGCTTGGTAACTGCTGTCGTTGAAGATTACCAAGGTGGTGTTGGTGCAGTGGTTACAAGACGTCAAGTCTATGCCCAGCATTTAGACGCAGCTAATTTTGCCAACGGCAACCCAAACGCTGATCCTAATCAACAATTAGTGTCTCGCTATGTCATTGAGCGTTATTCAGCGTTAAATAATCAATCAGCCACCTTTGAGTTGGCAGTACCTAGCGAAACTGACGGCGCTATGTTGCCACGCCGTATCATTGTCGCCAATACGTGTGGCTGGACGTATCGTGGCGATGGCTGTGGTTATACGGGTCATCCTGTCGCTGATGAGTTTGATCAGCCTACCAATGACCCTGATAAAGACAAATGCAGTAAGTGTCTACAAGGTTGCCGTGCAAGGTTTGGCCGTAAAGCGGTACTGCCGTTTGGTGGCTTTGTTGGAGTCGATAAGTTATGA
- a CDS encoding Com family DNA-binding transcriptional regulator — MQSIRCKSCNKLLAKARYQQLEIKCPRCKLLNKLSVRNALQEDHESHTIQVKTRGQSNTQAIQQSTNSVCRSKT; from the coding sequence ATGCAATCAATTAGATGCAAATCATGTAATAAGCTTTTAGCCAAAGCAAGATATCAACAGTTAGAAATCAAATGCCCTCGTTGTAAACTCTTAAATAAACTGAGCGTCAGGAACGCCTTACAAGAAGACCATGAGTCTCATACTATTCAGGTTAAGACTCGTGGACAATCAAATACCCAAGCTATACAACAAAGCACCAACTCCGTTTGTCGGTCAAAAACGTAA
- a CDS encoding DNA adenine methylase: protein MDNQIPKLYNKAPTPFVGQKRNFLKAFRQVITEHISDGGEGWTIIDVFGGSGLLANNAKHLLPKAHVIYNDFDDYSSRLRNIADTNRLLILLTEVLKDSQRGKKLSVEVKARIKAVVTSFNGFVDLQTLSTWLLFSGKQVSTLDELWQHTMYNTIRRTQYQGADGYFDGIEITCESFESLMPKHQDSDKTLFILDPPYVSTKQGAYALDEYFGMVQFLKLMNLTSPPYIMFSSTRSELLSYLDYIKEFDAKAWDKLGNYDVISQTSNINNKARYVDNMIYKF, encoded by the coding sequence GTGGACAATCAAATACCCAAGCTATACAACAAAGCACCAACTCCGTTTGTCGGTCAAAAACGTAATTTTTTAAAAGCCTTTCGTCAAGTCATTACTGAACACATTAGTGATGGCGGTGAAGGCTGGACGATTATTGATGTCTTTGGCGGTAGTGGTTTATTAGCAAATAATGCTAAGCATCTATTGCCCAAAGCTCATGTTATCTATAACGACTTTGATGATTACAGCAGTAGATTGAGGAATATAGCAGATACTAATAGGCTGCTTATACTTTTAACAGAGGTGCTTAAAGACTCACAACGAGGCAAAAAGCTATCTGTAGAAGTAAAAGCAAGGATCAAAGCTGTAGTTACTAGCTTTAATGGGTTTGTAGATTTGCAGACATTGAGCACTTGGTTGTTGTTTAGCGGTAAGCAAGTCAGCACGCTGGATGAGTTGTGGCAACATACGATGTATAACACTATTAGACGCACTCAATATCAAGGTGCTGATGGCTATTTTGATGGTATTGAGATAACTTGCGAATCATTTGAATCACTAATGCCAAAGCATCAAGATAGCGATAAGACACTGTTTATATTAGACCCACCTTATGTCAGCACTAAACAAGGGGCATATGCACTTGACGAATACTTTGGCATGGTGCAATTTTTAAAACTTATGAACTTAACTAGCCCTCCATATATTATGTTCAGTAGCACACGCAGCGAATTGTTAAGTTATTTAGACTATATAAAAGAGTTTGATGCAAAGGCATGGGATAAGCTGGGCAACTATGATGTAATTAGTCAAACATCGAATATTAATAATAAAGCCCGCTATGTTGATAATATGATTTATAAGTTTTGA
- a CDS encoding phage tail protein translates to MGGGGKGGGGGHTPIEQPNTLESAQKLKIIDLLCEGVAGQDVTFKNIYLDNTPIQNQDGSYNFTGIRVSALPGTHNQDYLAGFDSTDKIVSVGAEVKADKPITRTITDPLVDSVRVTLALGSLVEMKNNGDRVGSSVSLTVRCGNKSYPVTITGKTTSAYHQDVVLTDLPDTPFNISVHRNTPDSTSDSTSNATHWVSYVESIDAKFSYPNSVVVGLEIDSAQFGGKIPKRTYLNKWTQIKVPDNYDPIKRTYDGIWTGEFKTAWSDNPAWVFYDLVTDKRYGLGDRLGDFGCDKWSLYQIAKYCDQIVPDGFGGEEPRFTCNAYLSEPRDAKALLDDLASVFRGIAVWDGQMVTALQDAKKDPVATYTNANVVDGAFAYSGAAQKTIFTAVHVKYNDKADNYATKTEYVANDDAIKRYGLNVKQVTAFGCTSRGQAARVGKWLIETSIREQQMVNFKIGREGIRHLPFDIIEIADNDYAGDMIAGRVLSVTGNTITVDRAMTDISSIRYYANGHSKTVSVQSVNDTKITLTDTPNGIEQLGVFSAAKTDVKPRLFRALSIKEDGDTYTISAVQHDENKEAIVDKGVTFEQDDTATKHTPQVSYGRVSKDGDELLIAWEGTNTTEYLIKIYKDGELYRSYSQDSAEIKLKGLPNGEYKAEIRGKSANGQLTEPVIKTWSIDYDIKGLKATSELFAIKLDWTNPTRVINKAKIEIYRSLSNNRATATKVATLSYPTDTFIQNGVKLSETHYFWLRLIDDQGNMGDWVTVSGQCSSDTSQIVASINGKITRTELSQALINSLQTDINTAKTQAINSANVNADNKVAAEATKRAQALQAEATKRADAIQAEVTARQKALAAQDKKQTDALTAKAQQLGTQISAVETVNDAQAKQLTTLTAKQGNLTSGLEVERTARIAGDNAEAEARQTLVSRVGSAESSINTLQSTKASKTEVASLARSGLQSEWRDDIDAIEIGGRNLLRNSEFNQGLNFWYKQSTGSSLEKDGTMRLTKGADIYQTGVIASTPLIATVWCRGNGSILCRYGGGSRTGYVTLKSDSEYLPYSFVISSKGNTNLIIDSLGDVFVQKVKLEKGNKATDWTPAPEDVAEEINNTKASLDEFKQTQATKDQAQTVVNSQALSRINSAESSISNLQSTKASKSEVVSLARTGLQSEWQSAANTAKQQAINAAKADAKAKADEAKSAAQEYANAQINAKSVSDKAYADGLVSAEEQRAIDDANAKLAVAKADAKAKADAAESAAKAHADAIEIGGRNLLISERYKYTPNIDGEFQTLTFSNKTSEDLLKAFWLEPGTYTFSLLASFANNGSEGQFRVYRIYGKNTIGYFRAPSDYVDGDTVKLSHTFTLESRAAVNLQVYNHNFGTAFVSNASVGAIKLEKGNKATDWTPAPEDIAEEINSTKASLDEFKQTQATKDQAQTVVNSQALSRINSAESSISNLQSTKASKSEVVSLARTGLQSEWQSAANTAKQQAINAAKADAKAKADEAKSAAQEYANAQINAKSVSDKAYADGLVSAEEQRAIDDANAKLAVAKADAKAKADAAESAAKAHADAIEIGGRNLLISERYKYTPNIDGEFQTLTFSNKTSEDLLKAFWLEPGTYTFSLLASFANNGSEGQFRVYRIYGKNTIGYFRAPSDYVDGDTVKLSHTFTLESRAAVNLQVYNHNFGTAFVSNASVGAIKLEKGNKATDWTPAPEDIAEEINSTKASLDEFKQTQASKDQAQTVVNSQALSRIDNAEGKITSLQQTSVTKDKAQSTHTIKTQAIAGGKRALAGIAVGAMANEQTAESEVIVMADKFGVVRDAGDGVVKPMFTVLNNQAVFNGDLIADGTILGKHIKANQTLSAPKIQGGELNINNRFIVDKYGNTTIQSSTAKTGLKITHEKIEVYDSAGRLRVRLGKLN, encoded by the coding sequence ATGGGTGGCGGCGGAAAAGGTGGCGGCGGCGGACATACGCCCATCGAGCAACCAAACACACTAGAATCAGCACAGAAGCTGAAAATCATAGATTTGTTATGTGAAGGCGTGGCAGGTCAAGATGTGACTTTTAAAAACATCTATCTGGACAATACGCCAATCCAAAACCAAGATGGTAGTTATAACTTCACGGGTATCCGTGTGTCTGCACTACCTGGTACCCATAATCAGGATTATCTAGCAGGCTTTGATAGCACGGATAAAATCGTATCCGTCGGTGCTGAAGTAAAAGCAGATAAGCCAATTACCCGTACCATCACAGATCCGCTTGTTGATAGCGTCAGGGTAACATTGGCGCTGGGGTCGTTAGTTGAGATGAAGAACAATGGCGACCGTGTCGGTAGCTCTGTATCACTAACCGTCAGATGCGGTAATAAAAGCTATCCAGTTACCATAACAGGTAAAACTACGTCTGCATATCATCAAGATGTTGTTTTAACTGATTTGCCCGATACACCATTTAATATCAGCGTACATCGCAACACACCAGACAGCACTAGCGACAGTACAAGCAACGCTACGCATTGGGTAAGCTATGTTGAGTCAATCGATGCTAAATTTAGCTATCCAAATTCTGTAGTAGTCGGTCTTGAGATTGATTCTGCACAATTTGGCGGCAAAATCCCAAAACGTACTTATTTAAACAAATGGACACAGATTAAAGTACCTGACAATTACGACCCAATCAAACGCACGTATGATGGTATTTGGACGGGTGAATTTAAGACCGCTTGGAGTGATAATCCAGCGTGGGTGTTTTATGACTTAGTGACTGATAAACGCTACGGCTTGGGCGACCGTCTTGGCGACTTTGGCTGTGATAAATGGTCACTGTATCAAATCGCTAAATACTGTGATCAGATTGTACCAGACGGCTTTGGCGGTGAAGAACCCCGCTTTACCTGTAATGCGTATCTAAGCGAGCCGCGAGACGCCAAAGCACTGCTTGATGACTTAGCAAGCGTGTTCCGTGGCATTGCTGTGTGGGATGGTCAAATGGTGACGGCACTGCAAGACGCCAAAAAAGACCCAGTTGCCACTTACACTAATGCTAACGTGGTGGACGGTGCATTTGCATACTCTGGTGCAGCTCAAAAGACCATATTTACTGCTGTGCATGTCAAATACAACGACAAAGCCGACAACTACGCAACAAAGACCGAATACGTCGCAAACGATGATGCAATCAAGCGTTATGGACTCAATGTTAAACAAGTCACCGCCTTTGGTTGTACTAGCCGTGGGCAAGCAGCCCGTGTCGGTAAATGGCTCATTGAAACCTCAATTCGTGAGCAACAAATGGTTAATTTTAAGATCGGTCGTGAAGGTATCCGCCATTTGCCGTTTGACATCATTGAAATCGCTGACAATGACTACGCTGGCGATATGATCGCTGGGCGTGTGCTGTCAGTCACTGGCAATACAATCACTGTTGACCGTGCAATGACTGATATCAGCAGTATCCGCTACTATGCTAACGGCCATAGCAAAACTGTGTCTGTGCAATCAGTAAATGATACCAAAATCACGCTTACAGATACCCCAAATGGCATCGAGCAATTAGGTGTATTTAGTGCTGCTAAAACAGACGTTAAACCCCGTTTATTTAGGGCTTTAAGCATTAAAGAAGATGGCGACACTTACACAATCAGTGCCGTACAACACGATGAAAACAAAGAAGCCATCGTTGATAAAGGTGTAACTTTTGAACAAGATGATACAGCGACCAAACACACGCCTCAAGTTAGCTATGGCCGTGTCTCTAAAGATGGCGATGAATTACTAATTGCGTGGGAAGGCACTAACACCACTGAGTATCTGATCAAAATCTATAAAGACGGAGAGCTATACCGCAGCTACAGCCAAGACAGTGCCGAGATTAAACTTAAAGGCTTACCGAATGGTGAGTATAAAGCCGAAATCCGTGGTAAATCAGCAAACGGGCAACTGACTGAGCCAGTTATCAAGACATGGTCTATCGACTATGACATCAAAGGGCTAAAAGCAACATCTGAGCTGTTTGCGATTAAGCTGGATTGGACCAACCCAACGAGGGTTATTAATAAAGCCAAGATTGAGATATATCGTAGCTTAAGCAATAACAGAGCGACTGCAACCAAAGTTGCTACTTTGTCTTACCCCACCGATACATTTATTCAAAATGGCGTTAAGTTATCGGAAACACATTACTTTTGGTTACGCTTAATCGATGACCAGGGCAATATGGGCGACTGGGTAACTGTGAGTGGTCAGTGCAGTAGTGACACATCGCAAATTGTCGCAAGCATTAACGGCAAAATCACCCGAACTGAGTTATCGCAAGCATTAATTAATAGCTTACAGACTGATATTAATACGGCTAAAACCCAAGCTATTAACAGTGCCAATGTTAACGCTGATAATAAAGTAGCCGCTGAAGCCACTAAACGTGCTCAAGCATTGCAAGCAGAAGCGACCAAGCGAGCTGATGCAATACAAGCTGAAGTCACAGCACGGCAGAAAGCACTGGCAGCACAAGACAAAAAGCAAACAGACGCTTTGACTGCTAAAGCTCAACAGCTTGGCACGCAAATTAGTGCGGTTGAGACTGTCAATGATGCTCAAGCTAAGCAGTTAACAACATTGACGGCTAAACAAGGCAATTTAACATCTGGTTTGGAAGTAGAACGGACAGCACGTATTGCGGGTGACAATGCTGAGGCTGAGGCTCGTCAAACGTTGGTAAGCAGAGTTGGCTCTGCTGAAAGCAGTATCAACACTCTGCAATCTACAAAGGCCAGCAAGACCGAAGTAGCAAGCCTTGCACGCAGCGGACTACAAAGCGAGTGGCGTGATGATATTGACGCTATTGAGATAGGTGGTCGGAATTTATTAAGAAATAGTGAGTTTAATCAAGGTTTAAATTTTTGGTACAAGCAATCGACAGGTTCTTCATTAGAAAAAGATGGCACCATGCGGTTAACTAAAGGTGCTGATATTTACCAAACAGGAGTAATTGCTAGCACTCCATTGATAGCTACTGTTTGGTGCAGGGGCAATGGCTCTATATTATGTAGATATGGAGGAGGTTCAAGGACTGGTTATGTAACACTAAAATCTGATAGTGAGTATTTACCATATTCGTTTGTCATTAGCAGTAAAGGCAATACCAACTTAATTATAGACAGTCTAGGAGATGTGTTTGTTCAGAAAGTAAAACTAGAAAAAGGCAACAAGGCTACAGACTGGACACCAGCACCCGAAGACGTCGCTGAAGAAATCAACAACACAAAAGCCAGTCTTGATGAGTTTAAACAGACTCAAGCGACTAAAGACCAAGCTCAGACTGTGGTTAATAGCCAAGCACTGTCTCGTATCAATAGTGCCGAAAGTAGTATCAGCAATCTGCAAAGCACCAAAGCCTCTAAGTCTGAGGTAGTGAGCCTTGCACGTACTGGGCTGCAGAGTGAATGGCAAAGTGCAGCGAATACAGCTAAACAGCAAGCAATCAATGCTGCCAAAGCAGATGCCAAAGCTAAGGCAGATGAGGCCAAGTCTGCTGCTCAAGAATACGCTAACGCTCAAATTAATGCTAAGAGCGTTAGTGATAAAGCATACGCTGACGGTCTCGTAAGTGCTGAAGAGCAAAGGGCTATTGACGATGCCAATGCTAAACTAGCTGTTGCTAAGGCGGACGCTAAAGCCAAGGCAGATGCAGCTGAGTCAGCAGCTAAAGCTCATGCAGACGCTATTGAGATTGGTGGGCGTAACTTACTGATTTCTGAAAGATATAAATATACACCAAATATAGATGGTGAGTTTCAAACACTCACATTTTCTAATAAAACGTCAGAGGACTTGCTAAAAGCATTTTGGCTTGAGCCAGGTACTTATACGTTCTCATTGTTGGCTAGTTTTGCTAACAATGGCTCAGAGGGTCAGTTTAGGGTGTATAGAATTTATGGGAAAAATACTATAGGTTATTTTAGAGCGCCTAGTGATTATGTAGATGGGGATACTGTCAAGCTATCTCATACATTCACATTGGAGTCTCGTGCAGCTGTAAACCTGCAAGTATATAACCATAATTTTGGTACCGCTTTTGTTAGCAACGCCAGTGTCGGTGCTATTAAGCTAGAAAAAGGCAACAAAGCAACAGACTGGACGCCAGCGCCAGAAGACATTGCTGAAGAAATTAACAGTACAAAAGCAAGTCTTGATGAGTTTAAGCAGACTCAAGCGACTAAAGACCAAGCTCAGACTGTGGTTAATAGCCAAGCACTGTCTCGTATCAATAGTGCCGAAAGTAGTATCAGCAATCTGCAAAGCACCAAAGCCTCTAAGTCTGAGGTAGTGAGCCTTGCACGTACTGGGCTGCAGAGTGAATGGCAAAGTGCAGCGAATACAGCTAAACAGCAAGCAATCAATGCTGCCAAAGCAGATGCCAAAGCTAAGGCAGATGAGGCCAAGTCTGCTGCTCAAGAATACGCTAACGCTCAAATTAATGCTAAGAGCGTTAGTGATAAAGCATACGCTGACGGTCTCGTAAGTGCTGAAGAGCAAAGGGCTATTGACGATGCCAATGCTAAACTAGCTGTTGCTAAGGCGGACGCTAAAGCCAAGGCAGATGCAGCTGAGTCAGCAGCTAAAGCTCATGCAGACGCTATTGAGATTGGTGGGCGTAACTTACTGATTTCTGAAAGATATAAATATACACCAAATATAGATGGTGAGTTTCAAACACTCACATTTTCTAATAAAACGTCAGAGGACTTGCTAAAAGCATTTTGGCTTGAGCCAGGTACTTATACGTTCTCATTGTTGGCTAGTTTTGCTAACAATGGCTCAGAGGGTCAGTTTAGGGTGTATAGAATTTATGGGAAAAATACTATAGGTTATTTTAGAGCGCCTAGTGATTATGTAGATGGGGATACTGTCAAGCTATCTCATACATTCACATTGGAGTCTCGTGCAGCTGTAAACCTGCAAGTATATAACCATAATTTTGGTACCGCTTTTGTTAGCAACGCCAGTGTCGGTGCTATTAAGCTAGAAAAAGGCAACAAAGCAACAGACTGGACGCCAGCGCCAGAAGACATTGCTGAAGAAATTAACAGTACAAAAGCAAGTCTTGATGAGTTTAAGCAGACTCAAGCATCTAAAGACCAAGCTCAAACTGTTGTTAATAGTCAGGCGCTGTCTCGTATTGATAACGCTGAAGGCAAGATCACGTCTTTACAGCAAACGTCAGTAACCAAAGACAAAGCCCAATCTACTCACACCATCAAAACACAAGCCATTGCTGGCGGTAAACGAGCTCTCGCAGGCATTGCTGTTGGGGCAATGGCAAATGAGCAAACAGCAGAAAGCGAAGTCATTGTTATGGCTGATAAGTTTGGCGTTGTCAGAGATGCGGGTGATGGCGTCGTCAAGCCAATGTTTACTGTGCTTAATAACCAAGCGGTCTTTAATGGCGATTTGATCGCAGACGGCACAATCTTGGGTAAGCACATCAAAGCCAATCAAACACTATCAGCACCAAAAATACAAGGCGGTGAGTTAAATATCAACAACCGTTTTATTGTTGATAAGTACGGCAACACGACTATCCAAAGTAGCACAGCTAAGACTGGACTGAAAATCACGCATGAAAAAATCGAAGTCTATGACAGCGCTGGGCGGTTACGTGTCAGATTGGGCAAGTTAAATTAA
- a CDS encoding tail assembly protein, giving the protein MAIVRLYGDLTDFGTRFDLKVKTAGEAMRALFTQIDGLQRRISEGGYFVRVARKDVTDNTIGTDFSRDLTDNDVIHVVPEIAGAGKFGQIILGTAMIGAAFFTGGASIAAWGALSTGLLTAGIGMVLGGVAQMLTKQPSFGDTSNTNKSRSSSFSSLGNNTAQGSCVPVAYGEIMIGSKVISQSIESYKVSGDVVAKDAAQLVQTRDYHVPTAFDNYNLDADDDSVRAVNYIVRVD; this is encoded by the coding sequence ATGGCAATCGTAAGACTATATGGCGACTTGACTGATTTTGGCACCCGCTTTGACTTAAAGGTTAAAACAGCGGGTGAAGCCATGCGTGCTTTATTTACTCAAATAGACGGGCTGCAAAGGCGTATTAGCGAGGGCGGTTATTTTGTGCGTGTTGCTCGCAAAGATGTGACAGATAATACGATAGGCACTGACTTTAGCCGTGATTTAACGGATAACGATGTGATCCATGTTGTACCAGAAATTGCGGGGGCCGGTAAGTTTGGTCAGATTATCTTAGGCACGGCAATGATTGGTGCGGCCTTTTTCACAGGTGGTGCATCGATTGCAGCATGGGGTGCCTTATCGACAGGGCTATTAACTGCTGGTATTGGCATGGTATTGGGCGGTGTCGCCCAGATGCTGACAAAGCAGCCCAGCTTTGGCGATACGAGTAATACCAATAAATCACGCTCATCATCGTTTAGTAGCCTAGGTAATAATACTGCTCAAGGCTCATGTGTGCCAGTCGCATATGGCGAAATAATGATTGGCAGTAAAGTCATCTCACAATCGATTGAGAGCTATAAAGTGAGCGGTGATGTTGTTGCAAAAGATGCGGCACAGCTAGTGCAAACTCGTGATTATCATGTGCCAACAGCGTTTGATAACTATAACTTAGATGCAGATGATGACTCTGTGAGAGCAGTTAACTATATAGTGAGGGTAGATTAA
- a CDS encoding phage tail protein, which produces MKTFTYDIGIQAAGSTDNDVVIVQFGDGYAQRQPKGLAPRLEHWQASKVGNKATIDEIKAFLDAHTVTPFLWRVTSDEPLRKYIAKDISRSPQGGSKWTLNWTMQQVLA; this is translated from the coding sequence ATGAAAACATTTACTTATGACATTGGCATACAAGCGGCAGGCAGCACTGACAACGATGTTGTGATTGTGCAATTTGGTGACGGCTATGCCCAGCGTCAGCCCAAAGGTCTTGCACCACGTTTAGAGCATTGGCAAGCAAGCAAAGTTGGCAATAAAGCCACTATTGATGAGATCAAAGCCTTCCTTGATGCACACACAGTAACGCCGTTTTTATGGCGTGTCACAAGTGATGAGCCTTTGCGTAAATACATAGCCAAAGATATATCACGCAGCCCACAGGGTGGCAGTAAATGGACGCTGAATTGGACGATGCAACAAGTACTAGCGTAA
- a CDS encoding C40 family peptidase gives MTLEQQIIDHAKQALPNECCGLIVDAVYIPCDNVADKPIETFRISHDEWQPADVVVHSHPQGQRYLSDADRKAQHKMRCDWWIAVNGSDNWELIKYRYSPLLRGRIFEYGKHDCYSLVEDAYILCGIELMAYKRKGEAQEIADNAFIVNFPRTGFYQVELAEMQAGDVILTSIRGNANHASIYLGNEQVLHHPYGGLSRREGFCDVWHKQMHSVWRHKDWQPDMMTAILNDLEATR, from the coding sequence ATGACGTTAGAGCAGCAAATAATTGACCATGCAAAGCAAGCCCTGCCCAATGAGTGCTGTGGTCTTATTGTTGACGCTGTTTATATCCCATGTGACAACGTCGCAGACAAACCCATAGAGACCTTTAGGATTAGTCACGATGAGTGGCAGCCTGCTGATGTAGTCGTGCATTCGCACCCGCAAGGTCAGCGTTATTTGAGCGATGCAGACCGTAAAGCCCAGCATAAGATGCGCTGTGATTGGTGGATTGCTGTTAATGGCTCTGATAACTGGGAGTTAATCAAATATCGTTACTCCCCTCTGTTACGTGGTCGCATCTTTGAATATGGCAAACATGATTGTTACTCGCTTGTTGAAGATGCTTATATTCTGTGCGGTATTGAGCTAATGGCTTATAAACGCAAAGGCGAAGCCCAAGAAATAGCGGATAACGCTTTTATTGTTAACTTTCCACGTACTGGATTTTACCAAGTTGAATTGGCTGAGATGCAAGCTGGTGATGTCATCTTAACGTCAATCCGTGGCAACGCAAACCACGCAAGCATCTATCTGGGTAATGAGCAAGTACTACACCACCCATACGGCGGACTATCACGGCGTGAGGGGTTTTGTGACGTCTGGCACAAGCAGATGCACAGCGTATGGCGTCATAAAGACTGGCAACCAGACATGATGACGGCAATACTCAATGATTTAGAGGCAACAAGATAA